The following are from one region of the Natrinema sp. HArc-T2 genome:
- a CDS encoding oligosaccharide flippase family protein: MSAVGAVFTGRLLIFILGGLITPLLTRLLGPSAYGQYATALAIFGMVKILMVSGIDVGAKKYFSEDRSLQNWKEYVWASYVQLSLLLGGGFALGLVVLSLSGAISFLLGKSYRPLFYLLAVLALFTQFRTLSLSTLMGLHLEKYSEPIKTLEKIIFGVIAVGLAALGYDVSGVIFGHIFSVVVTLLICLLIVQNHFDLTQFTKRIPKKFPKKELWWFSHTSVIYVFLLSSLYHVDVILLQIFTTEEAVGYYKAALVIVGLLWLFPQSVQQSLIQSVAELWQSESVSKINKLSAKTTRYVFLLTSLLAVGVAVLADSFVPLYFGESYSPAVTPLLLLLPGTICFAIARPSLAITNAKGNMRPLIIATGTGAAINLLLNLLLIPEYKLMGAAVATTLGYTSLLLTQILCAWYVGYNPISGTRPIRVLVTGLATGLILYGVAEYLSNSLYKLIVIPPLGGILFALIALGSGAVSIDELRTTWTKFSQDTYLK; encoded by the coding sequence ATGTCTGCAGTAGGTGCAGTGTTCACTGGTAGACTACTCATATTTATTTTAGGGGGACTAATAACACCTCTATTGACACGATTATTAGGTCCGTCGGCCTACGGCCAGTATGCGACTGCTTTAGCTATTTTTGGAATGGTTAAAATTCTTATGGTGTCCGGGATTGATGTTGGAGCAAAAAAGTACTTCTCCGAAGATCGTTCACTCCAGAACTGGAAAGAGTATGTCTGGGCCAGTTATGTCCAACTTTCACTCCTGCTTGGCGGAGGATTCGCCTTAGGATTGGTAGTTTTATCACTAAGTGGGGCTATAAGTTTTTTGCTTGGCAAGTCCTATAGACCGCTATTTTATTTGCTCGCAGTTCTTGCTCTTTTCACTCAATTCCGAACACTGTCGCTTAGTACGTTAATGGGCCTTCATTTAGAAAAGTATTCAGAACCTATTAAGACATTAGAAAAAATTATTTTTGGGGTCATTGCAGTCGGTTTGGCGGCACTCGGATATGACGTTTCTGGTGTGATATTTGGCCATATTTTTTCAGTCGTGGTTACGCTATTAATTTGTTTACTTATTGTTCAAAACCACTTTGATTTAACACAATTCACTAAACGTATCCCGAAGAAGTTTCCCAAAAAAGAACTCTGGTGGTTCAGCCACACGTCCGTTATTTATGTATTTTTATTATCTTCATTATATCATGTAGACGTGATCTTATTACAGATTTTCACAACTGAAGAAGCTGTTGGATATTATAAAGCAGCACTTGTTATTGTGGGTTTACTCTGGTTGTTCCCACAGTCTGTTCAGCAGTCCTTGATTCAGTCCGTTGCAGAACTCTGGCAATCTGAGTCAGTTTCGAAGATAAATAAGCTATCTGCTAAAACAACACGGTATGTCTTTCTACTGACTAGCCTCTTGGCAGTCGGAGTTGCCGTCCTTGCTGATTCATTTGTCCCACTCTATTTCGGTGAAAGCTACTCTCCAGCCGTCACACCCCTTCTACTGCTCCTCCCTGGGACTATCTGCTTTGCGATCGCCAGACCGTCACTTGCCATTACAAACGCGAAAGGGAATATGCGACCACTTATTATTGCAACGGGAACGGGAGCGGCGATCAATTTATTGTTGAATTTATTACTAATACCAGAGTACAAATTGATGGGTGCTGCGGTTGCAACAACTTTAGGATATACCTCGTTATTACTAACGCAAATACTCTGTGCCTGGTACGTTGGATACAACCCAATTTCCGGGACTCGGCCGATTCGTGTACTCGTTACGGGACTTGCGACAGGATTAATACTATACGGTGTTGCAGAGTATTTGTCTAACTCTCTATACAAATTGATCGTAATACCACCACTAGGCGGTATCCTATTTGCGCTGATTGCTCTGGGATCAGGTGCGGTATCGATTGATGAACTCCGTACAACTTGGACTAAATTTTCGCAAGATACATATTTGAAATAG
- a CDS encoding sulfatase-like hydrolase/transferase, which produces MNFPNILFLVWDSARLDYVRQHAPTLESLATDNLWFENAIAPATWSLPSHVSLFAGQYPHEHGVHRVDHQINGLPLLDELHQEDYTCYGVSGNGFASPRIGFDVSFDEFVYTRRQPAFKRGLPVRSAANHLNKEGYSKPEIVRTLLRRVLRHEHPLASAANFINVAGTQLGIKYELLQQCPTGLFDSEPDYDPADNTEALFEILEQHSSGSRPFFAFANYMDCHWPYDPPEEFRDKHVSTALNQSEIDRLNSLTAPWDFIQQVECGDGVREEDLDTVRDLYAAEVESVDEHLKRILSKLEETGLREDTLIVITADHGENLGEIDAMGRQRMGHEASVSENLVRVPLVIAHPALEGKTFDRHVSLTGLYDLFISGTTNQSLENGAVSDALGTEDVILCEYPAVGGEEMAEKYPDIPDCILADRLSTHSVVAYRDDWRVVLDSTGEEWAWQDGEEASVEGAPSTVVSCCRSALNKLETTGDKSEELSDSVVEQLEDLGYM; this is translated from the coding sequence ATGAATTTCCCTAATATCCTGTTTCTGGTGTGGGACTCCGCGCGACTCGATTACGTTCGCCAGCACGCACCGACGCTGGAGTCTCTCGCCACTGATAACCTCTGGTTCGAAAACGCGATCGCGCCGGCCACGTGGTCACTCCCTTCCCACGTTTCTCTCTTTGCTGGGCAGTATCCGCACGAACATGGCGTCCACAGAGTTGATCACCAAATCAACGGTCTACCCTTATTGGACGAACTACATCAAGAAGACTACACCTGCTATGGGGTATCAGGAAATGGTTTCGCGAGTCCTCGCATAGGCTTCGATGTGTCGTTCGATGAGTTTGTTTATACACGACGCCAGCCGGCATTCAAGCGTGGTCTTCCGGTTCGATCCGCCGCAAATCACCTCAACAAGGAGGGATACTCGAAGCCAGAAATCGTCCGAACACTGCTCAGGCGGGTGCTGCGACATGAGCATCCACTCGCAAGTGCAGCGAATTTTATCAACGTAGCTGGAACGCAACTCGGGATAAAATACGAACTGCTACAGCAATGTCCGACTGGTCTCTTCGATTCTGAGCCGGATTACGACCCGGCCGACAACACGGAAGCACTATTTGAGATACTTGAGCAGCACAGTAGCGGATCACGTCCGTTTTTTGCCTTTGCTAACTACATGGACTGTCATTGGCCATACGATCCCCCCGAAGAATTTCGAGACAAACACGTTTCTACCGCCCTCAACCAGTCGGAAATCGATCGGCTCAACTCACTTACCGCACCGTGGGACTTCATCCAGCAGGTGGAGTGTGGTGATGGTGTACGGGAAGAGGATCTGGATACCGTCCGAGATCTCTATGCAGCAGAGGTCGAGTCTGTCGACGAGCATCTGAAACGCATCCTCTCGAAACTCGAAGAAACCGGTCTCCGTGAGGACACACTGATAGTTATCACTGCAGATCACGGAGAGAACTTGGGAGAAATCGACGCCATGGGCCGCCAGAGAATGGGCCACGAAGCGTCGGTCAGCGAGAACTTGGTCCGCGTCCCGCTGGTCATCGCTCACCCTGCACTGGAAGGAAAGACGTTCGACCGACACGTCTCCCTAACCGGGCTATACGATCTATTCATTTCCGGGACGACAAACCAGTCTCTGGAAAACGGAGCAGTCTCCGATGCTCTGGGGACTGAAGACGTAATCCTGTGTGAATACCCTGCGGTCGGTGGTGAGGAAATGGCGGAAAAGTATCCGGACATTCCTGATTGCATCCTCGCTGACAGGCTGTCTACGCACAGCGTCGTCGCGTACCGAGATGACTGGCGGGTGGTGCTCGATTCTACCGGCGAAGAGTGGGCCTGGCAAGACGGAGAAGAAGCGTCGGTGGAGGGTGCGCCTTCTACTGTGGTCTCTTGCTGTCGAAGCGCACTGAACAAACTCGAGACGACAGGTGACAAGAGCGAAGAACTCTCTGATTCGGTGGTAGAGCAACTCGAAGATCTCGGTTATATGTGA